The Silurus meridionalis isolate SWU-2019-XX chromosome 6, ASM1480568v1, whole genome shotgun sequence genome contains the following window.
aaccactgtGACCATAGGGTAACATGGCAAAAATAAATTTGATAAGGTTGAGCAaataatttactttaatatCAAAAGACTGGTTGTAACCCAGATGTTTGGCAGATCAATGCAGGATGCAAATCACACGATCAACCTCACATCTGTTAAAGTGTGTtgcattttaagggaaaaaataaaactacgTTATTGTTGGAAGTGGTACAAGATTTTTACCTTAAATTTGTAACATCTattgtttttcaaataaatCAGCATTCAATTTCATTATATTGCATACTATTCCTTTAAGGATaccaaactaaaaataaaaaattaccaaAGAATCAATGTCCTCAAGGATCTTCATGAACTGCTCAGAAGCCAATTTGACTCGGTGGTCCAGTTTATTAAGAGCTTCAGCTTGTAGATCCTTCGCTAAAAAGCCCTAAataggaaaaataaacacagaatttaaaaaaagatccaCATACATTATAAGCACAAAGAAATGTGTGAGAGAATGGGAATAACATGCATTTTTCAGTCCTGTCAGTTCGCCGTTTACTTTCTCCAACTTCTTGGCCGTTTGCTCCACGGACTTCTCGATGTCTTTCAGCTTTCTCAGCTCAGCCTCCTCCTCTGGACTATTCTAAAATAAtcaaagtgcaaaacacatacTTTTAGACCTGAGCTCGAAAAACATCTCATTCTtgagaaaatgtgtaaaaaaatgtatattaccCTTTTCCCAATCATCATAAGTTTACATCCTTGCTTTATTCCAAGGCTGGACAGACTTTCCTCCATTTCCTTCAGGGATTTCCCTACAATGAAAGAAAGCATTAGGGAAGACCTTCAGAGTTTTTAGACTTTTCTGCAGTTTTCCTCTAAAAACAGTAGATCCTTCAATGCGAAAAACAATTGAAAGAAATATTATTGATTTTTGTGGTTATTACCCTTAAATATGATTTTCTGAGAGGCTTGTGGGACTCCAGTGGTTTGTGCCAGAGCTTCTGATAGATGTTTAACTGTAAGTTCACTTCCATCCTGTCCTGTTAGAGAGATGTTGTGTTTGGAGCttcctgaaaaacaaacatgcacGTCACAAAGGTAGGTTAAATCTTAATTATCAaactatatacacatatttatgttttaaaaaaaaaaaacacatccagCCAACTGGGATAAACAACAAGCTCGTCTTCTCAACTAGCAGgactacagagagaaagagggaagtTACATGGTGAGACGCTAACTTCCGGTTTTCGGTCAATGCACAGATTAGACTGTGTCTATCTCTGAGTGAAATCTATTAAGACAAAATGGTTTACTTATCACTGTTTACCATGAGAAACAGTCACTGTAAGTGTGCTGTCCGCCATCTCCATGTAATAGCAGTAAACCGGCAGAGACGCCGGATGTGACGTAGAAAAGACGACTGGTCATAATTTGCCCCGTACTGCCATCCAGTGGACAAAACCGTTATGGAAAAGACAAGATcactaaaataaatatgcacattttatttcgttattctatctatctatctatctatctatctatctatctatctatctatctatctatctatctatctgctaaagctgctttgagacaatgtctgttgtgaaaagcgctatagaaataaactagactcatctatctatctatctatctatctatctatctatctatctatctatctatctatctatctatctatctatctatctatctatctatctatctatctatctatctatctatctatctatctatctatctatctatctatctatctatctagaatGTTCTTTGCACAGCCACCTATCTATCTAGAATGTTCTTTGCACAGCCACCTATGTTTCCTCCAGGCTTCTTCACTTTCCTTTAACATATGAAGATCTTGCTGGTTGGTGAATTGGCTCTTCTAAAATACCACtagttgtaaatgtaggtgcATGTGC
Protein-coding sequences here:
- the bag1 gene encoding BAG family molecular chaperone regulator 1 gives rise to the protein MEMADSTLTVTVSHGSSKHNISLTGQDGSELTVKHLSEALAQTTGVPQASQKIIFKGKSLKEMEESLSSLGIKQGCKLMMIGKRNSPEEEAELRKLKDIEKSVEQTAKKLEKVNGELTGLKNGFLAKDLQAEALNKLDHRVKLASEQFMKILEDIDSLTVPENFSDCRMKKKGLVKTVQGFLAQCDKIEAGISDHLAKIQNKNLALSE